One window from the genome of Caviibacter abscessus encodes:
- a CDS encoding EF-Tu C-terminal domain-related protein has product LAKPGSITPHTEFKGEIYVLTKEEGGRHTPFFTGYKPQFYFRTTDITGEVRLPEGTEMVMPGDNISVEVSLIHAIAMEPGLRFAIREGGRTVASGVVAEIKK; this is encoded by the coding sequence ATTAGCGAAACCAGGATCAATAACACCACATACAGAATTTAAGGGAGAAATCTACGTATTGACAAAAGAAGAAGGAGGAAGACATACACCATTCTTCACAGGATACAAGCCACAATTTTACTTTAGAACAACAGATATAACAGGAGAAGTAAGATTACCAGAGGGGACAGAGATGGTAATGCCAGGAGATAATATATCAGTAGAAGTAAGCTTAATACATGCGATAGCGATGGAACCAGGATTAAGATTTGCGATAAGAGAAGGTGGAAGAACGGTAGCTTCTGGAGTTGTTGCAGAAATTAAAAAATAA